One Alnus glutinosa chromosome 13, dhAlnGlut1.1, whole genome shotgun sequence genomic window, GCAGAAAATATTGATAACCTTGTGAACAACACCATTGGAGTTGTATGCGTCAATCAATAGTTCTCACATTGCAGATGCTTCTTAGACAGGATGTATAGTGCTTTTTGTACTTTATTGTCCTTTTTGCACAGTTGGGACCCTCTTGGCAAACATGTGCAACCACAAACACAGTAAACAGATAAAGACATATATGCAATAAAGTAATACATTCTAAAATGCAATGTGCTGGACAACAACCCAACCAAACtggttgttggttttctttacccaacaaaagataaaaacacGTGACGATGGTCAGGCCCTACCCAACTCGGGATACACCCACAACAACCGAAAGTTTCGATTTTTATAACCTCATCACTTTGCCCAACAACCGACAAgcatttgttccaaaaaccaaaacaaagattcaACCGACAATCACAATacacaatccatatatataacacgaaaaaaacttctaaaaacacaaaaatgggcaaaataccTCGGAATGTGCCGACTTGATGAGCGAGCGAAATCCACTGTCTTCGACGTCCGGCCGAGGTTAGGTGAAATCCCCCTTCTTCGACGTCcgggagggagtcggccggtTCAGTGGAGTCGACGGGAGAGAAATCGAGCGAGAGTCCGGGAGTCCGAGAGGGAGTCGGCCGGTCGAGAGAGAGTCGGTCGAGGGGgattttagggattagggttcttcacttcttcacTTCACAAGTTCATTTTagggattttgatttctttctcagattaacgatgaaatgatttaagtttttttgtttgaaatatttgagtttcagttttttttttgagtttcttaaattgcagaaaatagttttccccccaaaataaacaaatgacgtgggtgtgtgatgtggaggtgtttgggtgatttggaaaTTAAGTGGATGCTGACGTGTTTCACTGGACAGGTGTCGACATTCCagtggtgctaagtgtcagtgacgtggcgagccattagtttttggacggagaagttaaccgaggtacttatttGGTTATTTCCCAAAATttaggtatcatctgtgatgcgaattgaaactcagggactaaaaaataaagttgtcaaaactcagggactaaaaaataaagttgtcaaaactcaggaactaaaaatgtgtttaaccctaatttttattttatctttactTTAGAGTAATATAAAAAGTGGTGATGGGTTTGCAcagtaatttcttttatttgatgCTTTTTATTTGATAGGGTGATTTTTGGTTCtacccttcttctttcttcaatgGAGTTAAATAAggtaaggttatttttgtctttctttatatgaatttttagttttgctcttcttctttcttcattgAAGGTAAATCAGgcagggttatttttgtcttttggcatttctttaaattttaaaattactatgtTGCCCCTTTTTACCTTTACGTTGGCTAAGGAATTTCctgggtatttttgtctttttatagtAAATTACTCTTGGCCCCTTTAAGTTTGTGAAGAGTCGACTTTTTTTAAGGgatgtttttgtcttttactttgtgatttagttttatgtttttccccttttttgggcaaattttttttgtacCGCACGAGTTTACTGGCTTACCCTTGTTGGTTTTCACATGGATaatatattttacaggttttttAGGTATTTCACcccttttcattctttttcctcGGGTGcctttgagattgcgatttcgtagtgaaaaagtgcgattttaaaccaaatcgcaaaaaatgaaccgtttaaaaactgcatttttaaaaaattatgatttgaaaacgcagaaaagtgcttattcaaatcgcatgCAATGatgtgcttttttaaaaacgcagtattttaaaaggttaacctgcgattttaaagatcaaactgcaattttgcaaaacgcttaactgcgtttttaaaaatcacttttttaaatcgcacattttaaaatcgctatttttaaatcgcagtttctgaaatcgcaaacccaaacggactctTCCAGCCGCTTCTTTCTTGTGGACAGAAAATAGGTTTTCATTTTTCCTGACACCAACCATACCGAAGGCCAATATCTTCTACCGAATGCATCATATCAGATTACCGCGGAAATCCagcaaaaattgagagaaatgcAGAAAGGACGATACGTTCTAACAACTCTACCAGATAACTGCGGATTTTCGGCCAAAAAAATTCGGTGTCTTTGGTTGAGCGAGACAGAGATAAAGGGCTAAAAATCAATTCCACTTCCGCAATCGCTGAAGAGAGAAGCTATTGTTCTTAACGAACAAGGTATACTTTTCTCTTCGATTTGGGTTATTTCTTGTCTTTTCGTTTGCGTTTCAGAATAATACCGGATCATGGCGTTAGAGAAAGAACTCAAGATTTGGAGGACTGATGAGGAACCCAACCCGAACTCTTCTACTTGCAGAAATTCAGACTCGACGAGGTTCACTCGGTATTTGCATAGATACTCTTCAGCATTGGTTTGAGATTTTGATTTGGTTTCTTCTGTTTTGTTGCTCAAATTCGCGTCCGTTTCTAggccgtttttttttttttttttttaattttttaaatgcgTTGTTGGTAGGAAAATATTATGAGGATCCTATGAGTTGTGTTTGGTTTTCTTGAAATTCGGACGCTTTGGGTTTTGTTCATTggagttgaatttgaattgatcgtgacttttttttttttatctgcgtgatttattgttattttgtatattcgaattgatatattttcttttggttaaaggaattttcaatttaatgaTTCTTGTTTTAGGCATGATTTGGCATGGTGGTAGGGTTAGATTTTGCCTTGAATGAGGACTATGGAAGTAATTgtaatgcttcgtttgtttcgacgtaaaatgatttttgtcgtaaaatggtttcaaggaagtcatttttctgaaaaatattttcgccgaaaacatttttcagtgtttggagCTTACGaaaaatcacatatatttttttttatatttttattcaatcatattaacttataaaaatcaatttttattcaaaacatataaatattaatgtaaaataatataaaaatcaccggtgacgagattccgtcactgaccgaTAGAATTCAGGCCAGTTTTATCGAATTTCGGCTACTATAGCCTGAATTCGGACAGTTTCGTCGAAGTCTGGGTTGGCCGGATTTTGGCGAAAGTGACCGGATTCTGGCCAAAACTGCCGGACTCCGGCCTACTGGTCGGAATCCTGCCAGAACCACTAGAATCTGGCCAGAATTCGGCCTTTCCGGCCAGATGGCATGAATACGATCAAAATAGTCGCCAGAATCTGGTCCCCAGATTTCGTCACTGGATTCCGACGACATTGACTGGATATTATCGGATTTCGGTACTGGCAAGATTTCAGTGATGGacgactgcttgaacgtgaaggtcgactgtgttgTTTAAAAGGAGTCGAATGCGCCTGGCAtctttggaaaatgatttaaaagcgtaaatcattttccgaaatttattaagcattttttgtcaaacagaaatcattttctagttGACTATAattttcgcccttaccaaaaactgaaaaatgccgaaatcattttacgccgaaacaaacatagcataagttgattttttatttgtcattaATAGTAGGTAACGATGatgatgatttttttgataTAGGAGATCCAATGTCTTCATGGTTTCTTGTATGTGATATTTTGGAGTTTATACTTTGGGGGACATTattcaaattgaaaaaacattGTCAATTAGGTGATAGTTTGAACTTAGAAAAAATACATGAATTttacacaaaaattaaaaaaaaaaaaaaaagttagaaaaaaaaagaatatatatataaattcttaaAAGGAAATTTAAAAGTGTTAAAGGAATTAAGGGTGTAATATTAAAAACTGGAAGCTAATTGTAGGGATCCCGTAGCGCAACTCACAACCTTATTATTCGAtctattataatattatatatacaaaagaaaattaatacaTTAGTAATTTAATCAACAACCGATGGACAATCTTGTAATTTCGTTACACAAAATATCCCAAAGATCCATTCACACAGAGTCTCCAGCTCGATCAATTCAATTCTCAACAGTCAGAAGGAGATCGATGGAGAATGTGATGCTTTGCAtttgtattgtatatataaagaTGTCTCTAGGCGGCACGGTAGAGGGCACCTCCCAGCGCACTTTAGCTTATTTTCGATCTCCTCCTTCGCCTACAACTAACATGCGCTCTTGATACACAATTGCCGGCCATCCTTATCCTGCGCGCGCACCCCTCTCTCGCCCAATATCAATGGCGGAACCTCCGAAGGTTGACCCGTTCCCCGAGAACCGCCGTGAAGAGGACGCCGGAGCCGTCTTCACCCTCCAATCAAAAGGTGCCGCGTTTTAGAGTTTACaatcagacaaaaaaaaaaaaaaaaaaaaaaaaaaaaaaaaaaaaaaaaaaaaaaaaaaaaaaccagaatttAAGCTGTTCAAATGTTTAGCGCATTATATATCCTTTGGATAAAATCATATCTATCTGTTTCTTTTCTCTGACATTTTCTAAGtgatttatgaataaatatgaaaatatgattttgatttaGGGGAATGGTGGCACGCGGGGTATCATCTGACGACGGCCATAGTCGGGCCGACGATACTGACTTTGCCTTACGCGTTCAAAGGGTTAGGTTGGGGCCTAGGGTTCTTCTGCTTGACGGTGATGGCCGCGGTGACCTTCTACTCGTACTATCTCATGTCCAAAGTGCTCGACCACTGTGAGAAAAATGGTCGCCGCCACATCCGATTCCGCGAACTCGCCGCCGACGTCTTAGGTACCCAACACTtggctttgtttctttttgttggttggAAAGCATTTAAACTCGGGCCCGAATCCCAAATAATTATGAGATTTTTGCGTGGACTTTGTTGTAAATGTTTAGTGAACGTGGGGGGGAcgttgtttattttgtttttagtattgatatatttttttggatCCGGCACCAAAATGaaagtaaaatcaaaataaaatactaaaaacataTATCATTACTAAAATGAAAGTAAAATCATTTTAGATATATTATTAAATCTCAgccactcatttttttttgaaataaaatcattttaGATTGAAAgtaatcatatgattcatatttaactgaaattatCCATTATGTTCCTACTAGAtgtgaaaaaaattcaattatagctttagatttttttttttaataaaaaaaaccaaaaagctTCTCCTAATTAACCATGGAAACCCACTGCCAAATTGACTGTAAATCTCTAGCCATGGAGCTGTATCCACTATTTGGCCGTGAGAGTCtctctcccttttcttttcttttttttttttttttttttttttttttatctgacaCAAGAATATAATGGCAATTTGAGTCACACGTGTGTGGATCATGTCGGACAATTTGAATGACGTGTGGTCATGTGATGCACCTGATTCACATcttagtcaatttttttttttcagcaaaGTGAGTTTtcttaagatatttgttatttattttctttgaatacataaactgaaagaaaagaAGTCATTTACTTTGTTCGTTTGTTGTTCTTCCAGGGTCGGGATGGATGTTTTACTTTGTAATATTCATCCAAACCGCTATCAACACTGGAATTGGAATAGGAGCGATTTTGCTCGCAGGGCAATGTCTCGAAGTATGTTTACTAgacctttatttatttgattttttttttttttttttaataagttctATTAGTCTATCTGTTTATCAGCAAGTGAGAGCTGCTCTTTGGATTTGGTtgtcattttctcaaattttccaTCATCAGATGACAGATGGGATGATTACTGTCCCACAAGGTCTGTTGCTGGTTAATTTTGGTCTAAAATATAATTACATTtggagaaaaagacaaaaagaatgtAATTTTAATCCAAAATTTTACTTCTTTTTGTGCTTTTTGGTGTTTCCTAATGACCcttttgatttctctctctctctctctctctctctctctgggctGTCAAAGATCTTGTATTCGAACCTTTTTCCCAATGGATCCCTGAAATTGTACGAGTTCATAGCAATGGTGACACTTGCAATGATAGTTCTCTCTCAGCTTCCAAGCTTCCACTCTCTCAGACACATCAACCTGGGTTCCCTGATTCTCAGCTTGGGCTACACTTTCCTCGTGGTTGGTGCTTGTATCTATGCAGGTAAGTACCCAAATGAACATACCCGGATTCCAATCTTCCTTTATATCAACTAGTCATGCATTATATTTGCAATTATGAAGAAAGATAATTATAACTGACTTTTAAGGTGTCCATCATCTCTGCCTGCTTGGATTGCAGCAATCTTGTCAGATTATGAAGTTACATAATTAGATCTAAATTTGTAGACTTAAAAGTTTTTAGATTGAGCCAAGTTGACTGGTTATTTCATCAACTTGATATCTTTAGAGAATTGTAGCTACCATTTGTGTCATGTTCCCAGGGCTAGGCTCAAGCAGTACCTTTACCTAGTGTTTAAGCTAATCAAGAATGCAGATTAGGCTACGCATGTTAATGAaggaaatagtaaatttaatcatttaatcaatactttaatactttCCCTCACGTTTGAACTTAAACTCCCTCTTAATAAGTGGAGCCTAAcacatggaatatttaattgaaatgagaggtaaactGTGAAGTCAGGGTTTGAACTTAGTACCTTTGACTTTAATATCaggttaaattatcacttatcccacttatcctattaaaattttggaaaataacTTGTTTTCAATACGCTAGTCTAATTTGTTCTATTGATTAGAAAATTTCCATTTTTCCTGCAGGTACCTCAAAAAATGCCCCTTCAAGGGAATACTCCTTGGAATCCTCAAAGTTGACAAGGGTTTTCAGTGCCTTTACTTCAATATCAATTTTAGCTGCCATTTTTGGGAATGGGATACTACCTGAGATACAAGTAATTATAGCTTCTAAATAAAGCTTTTAtgtttcctctgaagccttcCTTTAGTTGTAAGATTTCAAGCTTTCTTTTTCTATAGCATTATGTGGCACCTATGATGAATTAGGAACAACTAGGCTGCATGATCTCGTTGCTTTAAGTAATTAAACTGCATAATTGGACATGCTGGTAATGCAGGTGTTGATTCATATCTAACATAGTTGT contains:
- the LOC133854770 gene encoding probable GABA transporter 2, giving the protein MAEPPKVDPFPENRREEDAGAVFTLQSKGEWWHAGYHLTTAIVGPTILTLPYAFKGLGWGLGFFCLTVMAAVTFYSYYLMSKVLDHCEKNGRRHIRFRELAADVLGSGWMFYFVIFIQTAINTGIGIGAILLAGQCLEILYSNLFPNGSLKLYEFIAMVTLAMIVLSQLPSFHSLRHINLGSLILSLGYTFLVVGACIYAGTSKNAPSREYSLESSKLTRVFSAFTSISILAAIFGNGILPEIQATLAPPATGKMVKGLVMCYSVIFITFYSAAASGYWLFGNKSNSNILNSLMPDDGPSLAPVWVLGLAVIFVLLQLFAIGLVYSQVAYEIMEKQSADVKQGMFSRRNLVPRLILRTLYMIFCGFFAAMLPFFGDISAVVGAIGFIPLDFILPMLLYNMTYKPAKLSLTYWINISIIIIFTGTGIMGSFSSIRQLVLDANKFKLFSSDVVG